Proteins encoded by one window of Moorella humiferrea:
- a CDS encoding DNA methyltransferase — protein MTRLETPTVPRSAARWLSFGPYYAMFPVDFVLRIVHSYTAPGDGVLDPFAGRGTSVSVAMALGRWGFGVEINPVGWLYGRVKIAPADVEAVIRRLEEVGMKAGEYEEQAEALPEFYHWCFSAPVRRFLLAARDLLIWREDPVDCTLMAFILLYLHGKRGQALSNQMRQQKSMAPDYSIRWWKERGMQPPQFEPVEFLAKRIRWRYAWGTLKGYGTGEIQLGDARDVLPAHTPPPGRRYRLLLTSPPYYGLTCYYYDHWLRYWLLGGPQFPREVSEQWAKESRYNNQKKYRELLQTVFAAAAELLAPDAVIYVRTDAREFTLQVTEEVLREIFSRKRIHRMHEPFMRQPQTALFGDHGPKPGEVDLILTD, from the coding sequence ATGACTAGACTAGAAACGCCAACTGTACCACGTAGCGCTGCACGTTGGCTTTCTTTCGGCCCCTATTACGCGATGTTTCCGGTGGACTTCGTATTAAGAATTGTGCATTCCTACACTGCACCAGGAGACGGGGTTCTTGACCCTTTTGCCGGGCGGGGGACAAGTGTATCTGTAGCTATGGCATTGGGACGTTGGGGGTTCGGTGTGGAAATCAACCCGGTTGGATGGTTATACGGTAGGGTTAAAATTGCTCCTGCGGATGTTGAAGCAGTTATTCGGCGTCTTGAAGAGGTGGGGATGAAGGCGGGAGAATACGAGGAACAGGCAGAGGCACTACCCGAGTTTTATCATTGGTGTTTTTCAGCGCCCGTTCGTCGTTTTCTCTTAGCGGCCCGGGATCTTCTCATATGGAGGGAAGATCCCGTTGATTGCACCTTAATGGCCTTTATACTTCTTTACCTCCACGGCAAGCGCGGCCAAGCTCTTTCTAACCAGATGCGCCAGCAAAAATCCATGGCACCGGATTACTCGATTCGCTGGTGGAAAGAGCGTGGGATGCAACCTCCTCAGTTTGAACCAGTGGAATTCTTGGCTAAGCGTATTCGGTGGCGCTACGCGTGGGGCACGCTTAAAGGGTACGGCACAGGCGAAATTCAATTGGGGGACGCGCGCGATGTCCTACCAGCTCACACCCCTCCTCCAGGAAGAAGGTATCGCTTATTGCTTACCTCGCCTCCATATTACGGCCTTACCTGTTATTACTACGACCACTGGCTTCGATACTGGTTGCTGGGAGGGCCACAGTTTCCTAGGGAGGTCAGCGAGCAGTGGGCAAAAGAAAGCCGGTATAACAACCAAAAAAAGTACCGCGAACTTCTGCAAACTGTATTTGCGGCCGCGGCAGAACTTCTTGCCCCAGATGCTGTCATCTATGTGCGTACAGATGCCAGAGAGTTCACTTTGCAGGTAACAGAAGAAGTACTGCGGGAAATTTTTTCTAGAAAGCGTATCCACCGGATGCATGAGCCATTTATGCGTCAACCTCAAACAGCTCTCTTCGGGGATCACGGACCAAAGCCGGGTGAGGTAGATTTAATTCTAACAGATTGA
- a CDS encoding DNA double-strand break repair nuclease NurA: MPYESEHTSYIALSRIANSEKVQGFLGQCIVRPPEQRALADNAEGLTRVEGLHPECLPRFVVAIDGSSTRVPVENGFPGAEVGFVSIALVLLDLEQIKYLSEEKFPPPPRVDRTVRTGAGEFVLPGCNVHRRDDLDPKHSFRRQLFEALNDIRTVEEGESLLETYQALLEYKSYTRDAQCPYEDCKKEDRTLERKPGAYVCSCSLNRPLYSTDGLRIHEAFNPTGPSGEAYGEVMQVVERLLLVNFLRTLEQKGWLDSLSQIALIIDGPLAVFGHPAWLKDAITKELRRINEVVKKVTGFDLLLLGIEKSGAFMDHFIRLDTHVGGSPGLFPPGTALLLTDRYIKTHIVLSGSERPYGYQTYFGRKFFYKTRSGARIVGMTPFFREADADLSVARAEQFPRLGEVLALLDLLVSSRYPDALVPLVEAHARATIARGLGMRVLEELVRGLVCSHD; the protein is encoded by the coding sequence ATGCCTTACGAGAGCGAACACACTAGTTATATCGCTCTCTCGAGAATAGCTAACAGCGAAAAGGTTCAAGGATTTCTTGGGCAGTGTATTGTTCGCCCGCCTGAGCAAAGAGCACTTGCAGATAATGCGGAAGGATTAACTCGTGTAGAAGGGTTGCATCCCGAGTGCCTTCCGCGTTTTGTTGTTGCAATTGATGGAAGCTCAACGAGGGTACCTGTAGAAAACGGCTTTCCAGGAGCGGAAGTAGGCTTTGTATCGATAGCTTTGGTCCTTTTGGATCTTGAACAAATTAAGTATTTGTCCGAGGAAAAGTTTCCGCCGCCGCCAAGAGTCGATCGAACGGTGCGAACGGGAGCAGGTGAGTTTGTATTACCTGGCTGCAATGTGCACCGCAGGGACGATCTGGACCCCAAACACTCTTTTCGTCGCCAGCTTTTCGAGGCATTGAATGATATACGGACGGTTGAAGAAGGCGAGTCCTTACTCGAAACCTATCAAGCTCTACTTGAGTATAAAAGCTACACCAGAGATGCTCAGTGTCCATATGAAGATTGTAAGAAAGAGGATCGGACGTTGGAACGTAAGCCCGGTGCCTACGTATGCTCCTGTAGCTTAAATCGTCCCCTTTATTCTACGGATGGACTTCGGATCCATGAAGCCTTTAATCCCACAGGGCCAAGTGGCGAAGCATATGGCGAGGTTATGCAGGTTGTGGAACGGCTTCTTCTGGTTAACTTCCTGAGAACTTTGGAGCAAAAGGGCTGGCTAGATAGTTTGTCTCAGATCGCTCTTATAATCGACGGACCACTCGCGGTATTCGGGCATCCGGCCTGGTTGAAAGATGCAATTACTAAGGAACTTCGGCGAATAAACGAAGTGGTTAAAAAAGTTACTGGCTTTGATCTTTTGCTCTTGGGAATCGAGAAATCCGGTGCTTTCATGGACCATTTTATCCGTCTAGATACACACGTCGGCGGCTCACCGGGACTATTTCCTCCAGGAACAGCCTTGCTTCTGACCGACCGATATATTAAAACTCATATAGTCCTATCCGGGAGTGAGCGGCCGTATGGATACCAGACTTACTTTGGTAGGAAGTTCTTTTATAAAACGCGTTCGGGGGCGCGGATTGTTGGAATGACACCATTTTTCCGGGAAGCTGACGCCGATCTTTCGGTGGCCCGCGCTGAGCAGTTTCCGAGACTTGGAGAGGTACTTGCGTTGCTAGACCTTCTGGTGTCGTCACGATATCCTGATGCTCTGGTACCGCTCGTAGAAGCACATGCACGGGCAACAATTGCTAGGGGACTAGGAATGCGCGTCCTAGAGGAGTTAGTTAGGGGGTTGGTGTGCAGTCATGACTAG
- a CDS encoding helicase HerA domain-containing protein — protein MSDVIKAIEEAREEREKRRVAELLDPLIQNDCYVGEVVSLSYDEAIVQVHDHYREQVGGLPSQCFLVATRKQLGPTYEWNNEDASVILLRVQGPASLPHDSEAFKIRVEAAQRTAEQERYWDRDQVDLHTRNILSFAGLKCRVLGTFYVDRLDNGDLVRRFGSDISNYYAAYALKVYKATKKALEIIANYRDPTRLADHPLREEKVEIGRVRYASSDRKGHGIDEVRVNLNPTDLLRQKTALFGMTRSGKSNTVKIMVRSVFELRYRNLDHGRIGQIIFDYNGEYANENVQDRGALKNLWQLHPSGVREDIVTYGTEAHPNDSDRRLMKVNFYEDRMLALGKSIIDNELASEKGIRYVEAFRSASLEEPREGADPGTVTRYRRRCLAYRALLAKAGFAVPRNHIPRGKGLFGSDFIKAMKQSEKEQIAKFAATVLENVSRGDRVTWEQLAEALIFLYEFIVHDPIYKTFNNEYINKSSSGSAWAEEDLLGILGMFAQKNGPMLVRRAMKFHTDTVDRDFAEMIIDDLHKGRLVIIDQSLGNPEFNQRQADRVMESLFRIHQQIFSTGKNPPDVIVYVEEAHNLLPSGAEFDPQDPRSIWLRVAKEGAKLHIGLAYATQEVSNIHKSVLKNTSNWFIGHLNNTEEVRELAKFYDFADFQASILRAQDQGFLRLKTLSNPYVVPIQVDRFTVP, from the coding sequence TTGTCCGATGTTATTAAGGCTATTGAAGAAGCAAGGGAAGAGCGTGAAAAAAGGCGAGTAGCTGAACTTCTAGACCCTTTAATCCAGAACGACTGCTATGTAGGAGAAGTTGTTTCCCTATCATATGATGAGGCAATTGTACAAGTTCACGACCATTACCGAGAGCAAGTAGGTGGTTTGCCAAGTCAGTGTTTCCTGGTGGCTACAAGAAAACAACTGGGGCCTACCTACGAATGGAACAATGAAGATGCGAGTGTAATTTTACTCCGGGTTCAAGGCCCCGCTTCTTTACCGCACGACTCAGAAGCTTTTAAGATCCGGGTTGAGGCGGCCCAGCGAACAGCTGAGCAGGAACGTTACTGGGATCGCGATCAGGTTGATTTACATACGCGAAATATACTATCTTTTGCAGGTTTAAAGTGCCGGGTACTGGGTACATTTTACGTGGACCGCCTAGATAACGGCGATCTGGTACGGCGTTTTGGCTCAGATATTTCTAATTACTACGCCGCGTATGCCCTGAAAGTCTACAAAGCTACAAAAAAGGCTCTTGAGATTATTGCCAACTACCGCGATCCAACCCGTCTTGCTGATCACCCACTTCGCGAGGAGAAAGTGGAGATTGGAAGAGTTAGATACGCATCTTCAGACCGCAAGGGACATGGGATTGATGAGGTAAGGGTCAACCTCAATCCGACGGATTTGCTCCGTCAAAAAACCGCTCTCTTTGGTATGACGCGTTCGGGCAAATCAAATACCGTTAAAATCATGGTTAGATCAGTGTTCGAGCTACGGTACAGGAATCTGGATCATGGCAGAATCGGCCAAATTATCTTTGACTATAACGGAGAGTATGCGAACGAAAACGTTCAGGACCGTGGGGCGCTAAAGAACCTATGGCAACTTCATCCAAGTGGTGTAAGAGAAGACATCGTAACGTATGGTACTGAAGCTCATCCTAACGACTCTGATAGGCGGTTGATGAAAGTAAATTTTTATGAGGATAGGATGCTTGCTTTGGGAAAATCGATTATTGATAACGAACTAGCCAGTGAGAAAGGGATACGCTACGTAGAGGCTTTTAGAAGTGCATCGCTGGAGGAACCAAGAGAGGGAGCTGATCCCGGTACGGTGACTAGGTACCGACGCCGGTGTTTGGCATATCGTGCTCTACTCGCTAAGGCTGGATTCGCTGTCCCCAGAAATCATATTCCCCGTGGAAAAGGATTATTCGGAAGCGATTTTATTAAAGCTATGAAGCAGAGCGAGAAAGAGCAAATTGCGAAATTTGCCGCGACGGTGCTTGAAAATGTTAGCAGAGGTGATAGAGTTACCTGGGAGCAACTTGCCGAAGCACTGATTTTTCTGTACGAGTTTATTGTGCATGATCCGATATATAAGACCTTCAACAATGAGTATATAAATAAAAGCTCCTCAGGTTCTGCTTGGGCGGAAGAGGACCTTCTCGGGATTCTAGGAATGTTTGCACAGAAGAATGGTCCAATGTTGGTTCGCCGTGCCATGAAGTTCCATACTGATACTGTTGACCGAGACTTTGCGGAAATGATTATAGATGACCTCCACAAAGGACGGCTGGTAATTATTGACCAATCTCTTGGTAACCCTGAGTTTAACCAAAGGCAAGCTGACCGCGTAATGGAGAGCCTCTTTCGAATTCACCAGCAAATTTTTTCCACGGGTAAAAATCCGCCAGATGTAATTGTATATGTGGAAGAAGCACATAACCTTCTGCCGAGCGGTGCAGAGTTTGACCCGCAGGACCCACGGAGCATATGGCTCCGTGTGGCTAAAGAGGGGGCAAAGTTACATATAGGGTTGGCCTATGCGACACAGGAAGTTTCGAATATCCACAAGAGTGTTCTAAAAAATACCAGTAATTGGTTTATCGGGCATCTCAATAACACTGAAGAAGTAAGGGAACTGGCGAAGTTTTATGACTTTGCAGATTTTCAGGCGTCCATCCTGAGGGCGCAGGATCAGGGTTTTCTGCGGCTTAAGACGCTCTCTAACCCTTACGTAGTACCGATTCAGGTTGACCGGTTCACAGTACCTTAA
- a CDS encoding IS3 family transposase, translating into MGVSRSTYYYQLTNEPKPHTTSGGRPFPGHSLTMGGRKVSDEQIKEWIMESISGDGYAYGYRKLTHMLRQDHELVVNEKKVYRLCKELDILRPQRNLRRKHPRNLAQNRTITAPNQLWEVDVKYGYIAGEDRFFFVLSYIDVYDRQIVGYHIGLTCEARHAVETFRAALWKRQILQRNLPLPIIRSDNGPQFVSHLFESECERWNVLHERIPPKTPNMNAYIESYHRLLEDECLSMGEFGTYAEAYQAVVEFVSRYNNRRLHSSLHYLSPAKFYRRHIETGLQPRHPVRV; encoded by the coding sequence GTGGGGGTTTCCCGATCCACCTATTATTATCAATTAACAAATGAACCAAAACCGCATACCACTTCAGGTGGACGTCCGTTTCCTGGTCATTCACTGACTATGGGCGGCCGCAAGGTAAGTGATGAACAGATTAAGGAATGGATTATGGAGTCTATTTCCGGTGATGGTTACGCCTACGGGTACCGTAAGCTCACTCATATGCTTCGACAAGATCATGAGCTGGTGGTGAACGAGAAAAAGGTATACCGCCTGTGTAAGGAACTGGATATTCTGCGGCCACAACGGAACCTCCGTCGGAAACACCCGCGGAATTTGGCCCAGAACCGCACTATCACAGCGCCAAACCAGCTCTGGGAGGTCGATGTGAAGTACGGGTACATTGCAGGAGAAGACCGGTTTTTCTTTGTGCTGTCGTACATTGACGTCTATGACAGGCAGATTGTGGGCTATCATATTGGTCTAACCTGTGAAGCCAGACATGCCGTTGAAACTTTTCGAGCAGCATTATGGAAACGTCAGATTCTTCAAAGGAATTTACCATTACCCATCATCCGTTCGGATAATGGACCCCAGTTTGTAAGTCATCTGTTTGAATCGGAGTGTGAGCGATGGAATGTCCTACACGAGAGAATACCGCCCAAGACACCGAATATGAACGCATATATCGAATCGTACCATCGGCTTCTTGAGGATGAATGCTTGTCGATGGGCGAGTTTGGGACCTATGCGGAGGCATATCAGGCGGTCGTAGAATTCGTTAGCCGTTACAACAACCGCCGGTTGCACTCCAGTTTGCACTACCTGTCGCCGGCCAAGTTTTACCGTCGTCATATCGAGACAGGATTGCAGCCCAGACATCCCGTGAGGGTGTGA
- a CDS encoding GNAT family N-acetyltransferase, whose amino-acid sequence MGSSVPANANFAYKNLAQLHFVTSREELNIFKDTFKKLVAKVLGLYTEQDLFTKTYEASFKCRLEERAKYTKEVAVLFKEATEKLLKNSFSWFHFYGIFPFTDKQGTLYLAIVKIGHPNTPSYFDDCEVEVINPLFPSQRVGQLYFEIAGETVHIIDLVVTKQGVGIGSFLLNLMEQIVSNFGVKKITGWLSPADIENRDIQIHFYKKNGYSCKFSDSMRQSGSIKKLL is encoded by the coding sequence ATGGGTAGCTCTGTTCCAGCCAATGCTAACTTCGCCTATAAAAATCTCGCCCAACTTCACTTTGTCACCTCCAGGGAGGAATTAAATATTTTTAAGGATACTTTCAAAAAACTGGTTGCGAAAGTTTTAGGCCTTTATACTGAGCAAGATCTTTTTACCAAAACCTATGAAGCCTCTTTTAAGTGTCGATTAGAAGAAAGAGCCAAATATACTAAGGAAGTCGCCGTACTATTTAAAGAGGCGACCGAAAAACTATTGAAGAACAGCTTTTCTTGGTTTCATTTCTATGGAATTTTCCCATTCACAGATAAGCAAGGAACCCTATATCTCGCAATTGTAAAGATCGGCCATCCAAACACTCCATCCTATTTTGACGATTGTGAAGTCGAAGTAATTAACCCACTTTTCCCCTCACAAAGGGTAGGCCAGTTATATTTCGAGATCGCTGGAGAAACTGTTCACATCATAGATCTTGTTGTTACAAAGCAGGGGGTAGGAATAGGAAGTTTCTTGCTGAATCTAATGGAACAAATAGTCAGTAATTTCGGCGTTAAAAAGATTACTGGTTGGCTATCCCCTGCCGACATTGAAAACCGTGATATTCAGATTCACTTCTACAAAAAAAACGGGTATTCTTGTAAGTTCAGTGATTCCATGCGGCAATCGGGGTCAATCAAAAAATTACTATGA
- a CDS encoding M23 family metallopeptidase produces the protein MAAPAGMIARAALALLPEPEKAVKWVLVIILVPVAILTLFFAGPITIWERVPIASPEQVMIYVNAAKVVSDSTKSPCDPGVTVDWQPLLAIDAVRLDQDFRKANSGRAEELARMFIEKSGSCQVCDGGDSPSCTSYPTYRLRSLDEVLDDLRFNAKQREKVKNILQVDLSFLLGTEPDVPSGWTPVEGSLKWPAPGINTITSPFGYRIDPVNGNGSFHTGVDIAAPLETPVHAAADGVVVVAGWMGNFGYAIYIEHGDMVTIYAHLSQIAVQRGQQVKAGDVIAYSGSTGKSTGPHLHFEVRVHGQPVNPINYFK, from the coding sequence ATGGCCGCCCCGGCGGGGATGATTGCCCGGGCGGCCCTGGCCCTCCTGCCGGAGCCGGAGAAGGCCGTCAAGTGGGTGCTAGTTATAATTCTTGTGCCGGTTGCCATATTGACCCTGTTTTTTGCAGGGCCAATCACTATTTGGGAACGGGTGCCCATCGCTTCCCCGGAGCAGGTGATGATTTACGTTAATGCGGCCAAGGTGGTAAGCGACAGCACTAAATCCCCCTGCGACCCGGGGGTTACCGTAGACTGGCAGCCTTTGCTAGCCATTGATGCGGTGCGGTTGGATCAGGACTTCCGCAAGGCCAATTCCGGCAGGGCGGAAGAATTGGCCCGGATGTTTATCGAAAAGTCCGGGAGCTGCCAGGTGTGCGACGGCGGCGACTCGCCGAGTTGTACCAGCTACCCGACCTACCGGCTGCGTTCTCTGGATGAAGTCCTGGATGATTTAAGGTTTAACGCCAAGCAGCGGGAGAAGGTGAAGAACATCCTGCAGGTGGACCTTTCCTTCCTCCTGGGTACGGAGCCGGATGTACCGTCCGGGTGGACGCCAGTGGAGGGAAGCCTCAAGTGGCCTGCGCCGGGCATCAACACCATCACTTCGCCTTTCGGCTACAGGATAGATCCTGTAAACGGCAATGGCAGCTTCCACACCGGAGTGGACATCGCCGCGCCCCTTGAGACACCAGTCCATGCCGCCGCCGACGGTGTAGTGGTAGTGGCCGGGTGGATGGGGAACTTCGGTTATGCTATCTACATTGAGCACGGTGACATGGTAACCATCTACGCCCACCTGTCCCAAATAGCCGTCCAGAGGGGGCAGCAGGTCAAAGCCGGCGACGTGATCGCTTACAGCGGCAGCACGGGCAAGAGCACAGGGCCGCACCTGCATTTTGAGGTCAGGGTACACGGCCAGCCGGTCAACCCGATTAATTACTTTAAGTAA
- a CDS encoding VirB4 family type IV secretion system protein has protein sequence MSKYKAQTQQAPTFFGLLDVLAPQALDFGPRQITFGEQLARVMVITDYPPRVGPAWLARVAGMPGVVASIHVTPTDPANLVLSINRAIGEYTGRLELGGNALVMQRTEQALKDAQELLRKIDQEQQQVFYVTVVLLVLAPDQEALDRRTRQVEAALAAAGMRGRVAVFRQEEGLKAVGPWALLPPGIKDAGARNMPAETVAASFPFTASGINDVSGVVLGRDRDGGLVLVDIWQRGGDRTNSNWTVLAKPGAGKSFAVKMLILRELARGARVIIIDPEREYREMCRLLDGAWINCAGGKGRINPLQVRPVPLDDEEGEEERVTARGPLALHLQTLRTFFSLYLRDLNDLERAALEEALVEVYRQTGIGWQTDPADIPAEKWPTTRELYAYVAARAGESPDTYGRLAVLLRRAAEGADASLWAGPTTASADSDLIILDVHDLQNADDAVRRAQYFNVLSFAWHQIEKDRQERTLLIVDEAWLLVDPQTPQALAFLRDTSKRIRKYMGGLVVISQNVIDFLAPEVARHGQALLDNPTYKLLLAQGEKDLEAITTLMNLSEAEHDLLASAKRGEGLLVAGTQRVQVRIEAAPYEMPYLTGGGQ, from the coding sequence ATGAGCAAGTATAAAGCGCAAACCCAACAAGCGCCCACATTCTTTGGTCTTCTTGATGTTCTGGCTCCACAGGCGCTTGACTTTGGTCCCAGGCAAATAACTTTCGGTGAGCAGCTGGCCAGGGTGATGGTCATAACTGATTATCCCCCGCGGGTAGGCCCGGCGTGGCTGGCCCGGGTGGCTGGGATGCCGGGAGTGGTGGCTTCCATCCACGTGACCCCTACCGACCCGGCGAACCTGGTATTAAGCATCAACAGGGCCATAGGCGAGTACACTGGTCGGCTGGAGCTGGGGGGCAACGCCCTGGTGATGCAGCGCACGGAGCAGGCTCTGAAGGACGCCCAGGAGCTGCTTAGAAAGATTGACCAGGAACAGCAGCAGGTTTTCTACGTGACTGTTGTTCTCCTGGTCCTGGCCCCGGACCAGGAAGCCCTGGACCGGAGGACCAGGCAAGTGGAAGCGGCCTTGGCCGCCGCCGGGATGCGGGGAAGGGTGGCCGTATTCCGGCAGGAAGAAGGATTGAAGGCGGTAGGGCCTTGGGCTTTATTGCCTCCAGGCATCAAAGACGCCGGGGCGAGAAACATGCCGGCGGAGACGGTGGCCGCCAGTTTTCCTTTTACTGCTTCCGGCATTAACGACGTCAGCGGCGTGGTCCTGGGCCGCGACCGGGACGGCGGACTGGTGCTGGTGGACATCTGGCAGCGGGGCGGTGACAGGACGAATTCCAACTGGACCGTCCTGGCCAAGCCCGGGGCGGGTAAATCTTTTGCGGTGAAGATGCTCATTTTGCGAGAACTGGCCCGGGGGGCCAGGGTGATCATCATCGACCCGGAACGGGAGTACCGGGAGATGTGCCGCCTCCTGGATGGGGCCTGGATCAACTGCGCCGGGGGGAAAGGGCGCATCAATCCCCTGCAGGTACGGCCGGTACCCCTGGACGACGAAGAAGGGGAGGAAGAAAGGGTGACCGCCAGGGGACCCCTGGCCCTGCACCTGCAGACTCTGCGGACCTTCTTTTCCCTCTACCTGCGGGATTTAAACGACCTGGAGAGGGCGGCCCTGGAAGAAGCCCTGGTAGAGGTCTACCGCCAGACGGGTATCGGCTGGCAGACCGACCCGGCGGATATACCCGCGGAGAAATGGCCCACCACCAGGGAACTTTACGCCTATGTCGCCGCCCGAGCGGGAGAAAGCCCGGATACTTACGGCCGCCTGGCGGTACTCCTGCGCCGGGCGGCAGAAGGGGCCGACGCTTCCTTATGGGCCGGGCCGACCACGGCATCTGCCGACAGCGACCTGATCATCCTGGATGTCCACGACCTGCAGAACGCGGATGATGCCGTCCGCCGGGCGCAGTACTTCAACGTCCTGTCCTTTGCCTGGCACCAGATTGAAAAGGACCGCCAGGAAAGGACCCTACTGATCGTGGATGAAGCCTGGCTGTTGGTGGATCCCCAGACGCCCCAGGCCCTGGCCTTCCTGCGGGACACCTCGAAACGCATCCGCAAGTACATGGGCGGCCTGGTGGTCATCTCTCAGAACGTGATCGACTTTCTGGCCCCGGAGGTGGCCCGCCACGGCCAGGCGCTGCTTGATAACCCTACCTATAAGCTGCTATTGGCTCAGGGGGAAAAGGACCTGGAAGCCATCACCACCCTGATGAACCTCTCGGAAGCGGAGCATGACCTTCTGGCTTCGGCCAAGCGCGGCGAGGGCTTACTGGTGGCCGGGACCCAGCGGGTGCAGGTGCGGATCGAGGCCGCGCCTTACGAGATGCCCTACCTCACGGGAGGCGGCCAGTGA
- a CDS encoding type II toxin-antitoxin system VapC family toxin, which yields MKNKTPVKGFLLDTTALIDFLRGDKHTIALLEVLKDKAPLAACPITVAEVFSGAREKELLVVERFLSSLKFYPIDYESSRLAGRWRYTYARKGITLSLPDTLIAAVALRNNLALVTANDRHYPMEELIIITH from the coding sequence ATGAAAAATAAAACCCCGGTCAAAGGCTTTTTGCTGGACACTACGGCCTTAATTGATTTCTTGCGCGGCGACAAACACACCATCGCCCTTCTTGAAGTCCTCAAAGATAAGGCTCCCTTGGCCGCCTGCCCCATAACTGTGGCCGAAGTTTTTTCCGGGGCCCGGGAAAAGGAGCTCCTCGTAGTAGAACGGTTTCTCTCCAGCCTGAAGTTTTACCCCATAGACTACGAATCCTCCCGCCTGGCCGGCCGCTGGCGTTACACTTATGCCAGAAAAGGCATCACCCTTAGCCTGCCCGATACCCTCATAGCGGCCGTAGCCCTCCGCAACAACCTGGCTCTGGTAACGGCAAATGACAGGCATTACCCCATGGAGGAACTGATTATCATCACCCACTAA
- a CDS encoding PrgI family mobile element protein yields the protein MYLIPRNVSAKFEFFPGFGWFELAAVVAGALVGLALFFLSGLFTKSVVRFVLFVLPPGLAFFVTKQGPNGLSLLDLIQQWRRWSMAQRRYLYVTKGE from the coding sequence ATGTACCTGATACCCAGAAATGTATCGGCTAAATTCGAGTTTTTCCCCGGCTTCGGCTGGTTTGAGCTGGCGGCAGTAGTTGCCGGGGCTTTAGTGGGTTTGGCGTTGTTTTTCCTTTCCGGCTTGTTTACCAAATCCGTAGTCCGCTTCGTCCTCTTCGTCCTGCCGCCGGGACTGGCCTTCTTCGTCACCAAACAGGGGCCGAACGGCCTGAGCCTCCTGGACCTCATCCAGCAGTGGCGGCGCTGGTCTATGGCCCAGCGGCGGTATCTATACGTGACCAAAGGAGAGTGA
- a CDS encoding conjugal transfer protein TrbL family protein, translated as MDIVANLIINAINKFLAGIMENALTTFAAFAGNEMALALQILDSVYVQSAVHLAQAVAGSLLAVKVGAEALQVYILHTHGDPGADPGGLLKRTAMAAAVIGAGPWLVKTVYTWGNDLAQSVANLSAVNPNPANFIDTIVSVGTTPFLIMITAIAAIVIWALILIQTGIRAVEVAALAAVGPIMAVGLTRADEGVAAVWWRELVVLSSSQALQTFMMKGFLATTMTFTFNSDVLKLFLLIGWLWVAFKTPAVLRQFAYHTGLGGAMSHAGQTAGTMYIMRRVFMRG; from the coding sequence TTGGATATAGTCGCTAACCTCATTATCAATGCCATCAATAAGTTCCTGGCAGGTATCATGGAGAACGCCCTGACTACCTTCGCCGCCTTTGCTGGCAATGAGATGGCCCTGGCGTTACAGATTTTAGACTCGGTATACGTGCAGAGCGCCGTCCACCTGGCCCAGGCAGTAGCCGGGAGCCTGCTGGCCGTCAAGGTGGGGGCCGAAGCATTACAAGTCTATATCCTGCATACCCACGGCGATCCGGGGGCAGACCCGGGAGGGCTGTTAAAGCGCACCGCCATGGCTGCAGCCGTCATCGGCGCCGGGCCCTGGCTGGTGAAGACCGTTTACACCTGGGGCAACGACCTGGCCCAGAGCGTGGCCAACCTCTCGGCAGTGAATCCCAACCCGGCCAACTTTATCGACACCATCGTTTCCGTGGGCACGACGCCCTTCCTGATCATGATTACCGCTATCGCTGCTATCGTTATTTGGGCCTTGATCCTCATCCAGACCGGCATCCGGGCGGTCGAGGTGGCCGCCCTAGCCGCCGTGGGACCGATTATGGCGGTGGGTTTGACCAGGGCCGATGAAGGGGTGGCGGCGGTGTGGTGGCGGGAATTGGTGGTCCTGTCCAGTTCCCAGGCCCTGCAGACCTTCATGATGAAGGGGTTTCTCGCGACCACCATGACCTTTACCTTTAACTCCGACGTGTTGAAGTTGTTCCTTCTGATCGGCTGGCTTTGGGTGGCCTTCAAGACCCCTGCCGTCCTGCGGCAGTTCGCCTACCATACCGGTTTAGGAGGGGCTATGAGCCACGCCGGCCAGACGGCAGGGACCATGTATATCATGCGGAGGGTGTTCATGAGGGGGTAG